In Stenotrophomonas sp. ESTM1D_MKCIP4_1, a single genomic region encodes these proteins:
- a CDS encoding glucoamylase family protein gives MQARHLLTAAAMTLAIAACKPAQQEPAKPKPPVILLEADAPPRPMKPELPPLFDDIERRTFQFFWDTTNELNGLTPDRYPSRPFASIASVGFALTAYPIGIENGWVSRNQAIDRTLTTLKFFRDVPMGPQRTGKAGYKGFYYHFLDMQEGRRYDSWVELSSVDTALLMMGVLFAQSYYDGDDPREKEIRQIADQLYKQVDWPWLQQRAPLISMGWFPESGFIDHDWMGYNEAMMVYILALGSPSHPVSPDAWTVWTRTYDNDWGVYQGQEYLSFGPLFGHQYSHVWIDFRDIQDAYMRERGSTYFLNSRSAALAHREYAIANPMQWKDYGENVWGLTASDGPQNTTQEYRGEQRQFRHYSSRGAGLRENFDDGTIAPTAAISSIVFAPEEVIPATLEMHKRYGDYIYSSYGFLDSFNPSFNYDIPIKTGRMVPDRGWVASDYIAIDQGPILTMIANYRNDFVWEVMKKNPYIRKGLERAGFSGGWLAPEGSFQPLLLEKDEKAAAARAVGIAESRAAAAQEQKNNANRNTGQGK, from the coding sequence ATGCAGGCACGCCACCTGTTGACCGCCGCTGCGATGACCCTGGCCATCGCCGCCTGCAAACCGGCCCAGCAGGAGCCTGCAAAGCCGAAGCCGCCGGTGATCCTGCTGGAGGCCGACGCACCCCCGCGGCCGATGAAGCCGGAATTGCCGCCGCTGTTCGATGACATCGAGCGCCGCACCTTCCAGTTCTTCTGGGACACCACCAACGAGCTCAACGGCCTGACCCCGGACCGCTATCCGTCGCGTCCGTTCGCCAGCATCGCCTCTGTCGGTTTTGCCCTGACCGCGTACCCGATCGGCATCGAGAACGGCTGGGTCAGCCGCAACCAGGCGATCGACCGCACCCTGACCACGCTGAAGTTCTTCCGCGACGTGCCGATGGGCCCGCAGCGCACCGGCAAGGCCGGCTACAAGGGCTTCTACTACCACTTCCTGGACATGCAGGAAGGCCGCCGCTACGACAGCTGGGTCGAGCTGTCCTCGGTCGATACCGCGTTGCTGATGATGGGCGTGCTGTTCGCCCAGTCGTACTACGACGGTGATGATCCGCGCGAAAAGGAAATCCGGCAGATTGCCGACCAGCTGTACAAGCAGGTCGACTGGCCGTGGCTGCAGCAGCGTGCGCCGCTCATTTCAATGGGCTGGTTCCCTGAAAGCGGCTTCATCGACCACGACTGGATGGGCTACAACGAGGCGATGATGGTCTACATCCTCGCCCTGGGGTCGCCCAGCCACCCGGTCAGCCCGGATGCGTGGACGGTGTGGACGCGGACCTACGACAACGACTGGGGCGTCTACCAGGGCCAGGAATACCTGTCCTTCGGCCCGCTGTTCGGCCACCAGTACAGCCACGTCTGGATCGACTTCCGCGACATCCAGGATGCCTACATGCGCGAGCGTGGCAGCACCTACTTCCTCAACAGCCGCTCGGCCGCGCTGGCCCACCGTGAATACGCCATCGCCAACCCGATGCAGTGGAAGGACTATGGCGAGAATGTGTGGGGCCTGACCGCCAGCGATGGCCCGCAGAACACCACCCAGGAATACCGTGGCGAGCAGCGCCAGTTCCGCCATTACTCTTCGCGCGGCGCCGGCCTGCGCGAGAACTTCGATGACGGCACCATCGCCCCGACCGCCGCGATCTCCTCGATCGTGTTCGCCCCGGAAGAAGTGATTCCGGCCACCCTGGAAATGCACAAGCGCTACGGCGACTACATCTATTCCAGCTACGGCTTCCTGGATTCGTTCAACCCCAGCTTCAACTACGACATCCCGATCAAGACCGGCCGCATGGTGCCGGACCGTGGCTGGGTGGCCAGCGATTACATCGCCATCGACCAGGGCCCGATCCTGACGATGATCGCCAACTACCGCAATGACTTCGTCTGGGAAGTCATGAAGAAGAATCCGTACATCCGCAAGGGCCTGGAACGGGCCGGTTTCAGCGGTGGCTGGCTGGCCCCGGAAGGGTCGTTCCAGCCGCTGCTGCTGGAAAAGGATGAAAAGGCCGCGGCGGCACGCGCGGTCGGTATCGCAGAATCGCGCGCGGCTGCCGCGCAGGAACAGAAGAACAATGCCAACCGCAACACGGGCCAGGGGAAGTAA
- a CDS encoding TonB-dependent receptor — MMHSTIRMPARRLLSTALVSCLMLAAAPNVMAQSANASLRGQVAGAQAGSEVTATNVATGTVRRGTVRADGTYSLMGLDPGTYDVVANGQTQKVTVTVASTSTLNFSEAAASGGGSTAATNLDTVNVVAPTLLQEVRTSEVGKTVSLQQIQTTPQVSRNFLEFADAVPGLIFTRDAKGNTSLRGGATNADGTNVYIDGVGQKSYVKGGGVAGQSGSAGNPFPQLAIGEYKVISGNYKAEYGQVSSAAVTAATKSGTNEFKGEAFYRYTDEDMRAKTPAERQAGQDKMVSAEKEYGFALGGPIIQDKAHFFVTYEAKRFDLPVTIAPDGAVTSAASLLPAAGAAGLGPASQPFQQDLIFGKVDFEPTDNDRIELTFQDRDETQSQFSGQTSPEAGREVVNTDRRYALRWNHSGERYYNEMMVTHEDSFNNPTPLTLANGITYTAPDGTEDRTVVKIGGASALDSQVKGQKGWSIEDNLTLDGIQWAGDHTIKMGVKYKAIDLYASDAAQINPTFTYSLGDPDFPDSIPYKAQFVKPVTGVSGVSGEVRSKSKQYGVFIQDDWQVNDHLQLNIGLRWDYEKTPAYLDFVTPQQVVDAIYSQDPRAPAGQTFADSLALGGLDISDYISNGHNRKAFKDAWQPRLGFSYDINADEQHVIHGGAGRSYDRDLFDNLQLETTKLALPQPTIYFRNPATGTCINGQAACYDWNPNLLNGIENLQALVGSTSNAGLEVDLLNNKLKAPYSDQFSLGMSNQIGDWLTDATIARTLSYDGFAFTLGNRYPTGQFFDDPRLCGGTEPGLSQAWSCNVPGFGSLIIGQQGIKTRATQVLLSAQKPFTKESGWGTSIAYTWTTARHNRDINEKYAFDRGLIGDYPTIRSNGAPRHRLVVTGSYAGFWGITFGGKITLATPTAVNDWYPIPQDSGFTLPTPQAAVPNANGKFLLGGKIFGYRSVDLQATKTFKMPGDTELYARLDIINVFNFDNFSNYNYIKSNGKLQASYNETGDIIGTPRQIKAEVGFRF; from the coding sequence ATGATGCATTCCACGATCCGCATGCCGGCGCGCCGGCTGCTGAGCACCGCACTGGTCAGCTGCCTGATGCTGGCTGCCGCCCCGAACGTCATGGCGCAGTCGGCCAACGCCAGCCTGCGCGGCCAGGTGGCCGGCGCCCAGGCGGGCTCGGAAGTCACCGCCACCAACGTGGCCACCGGTACCGTCCGTCGCGGCACCGTGCGCGCCGATGGCACCTATTCGCTGATGGGCCTGGACCCGGGCACCTATGACGTGGTTGCCAACGGCCAGACCCAGAAGGTCACCGTTACCGTGGCATCGACCTCGACGCTGAACTTCAGCGAGGCCGCTGCCAGCGGTGGTGGCAGCACCGCCGCCACCAACCTGGACACCGTCAACGTTGTCGCGCCGACCCTGCTGCAGGAAGTGCGTACCTCCGAAGTCGGCAAGACCGTCAGCCTGCAGCAGATCCAGACCACCCCGCAGGTGTCGCGCAACTTCCTGGAGTTCGCCGATGCGGTGCCGGGCCTGATCTTCACCCGTGATGCCAAGGGCAACACCTCGCTGCGCGGCGGTGCCACCAATGCCGACGGCACCAACGTCTACATCGATGGCGTGGGCCAGAAGAGCTACGTCAAGGGCGGCGGCGTGGCCGGCCAGTCCGGCAGCGCCGGCAACCCGTTCCCGCAGCTGGCCATCGGCGAATACAAGGTCATCAGCGGCAACTACAAGGCCGAGTACGGCCAGGTGTCGAGCGCCGCGGTGACCGCCGCGACCAAGTCCGGTACCAATGAATTCAAGGGTGAGGCGTTCTACCGCTACACCGATGAGGACATGCGCGCCAAGACCCCGGCCGAGCGCCAGGCCGGCCAGGACAAGATGGTGTCGGCCGAGAAGGAATACGGCTTCGCACTGGGTGGCCCGATCATCCAGGACAAGGCGCACTTCTTCGTGACCTACGAAGCCAAGCGCTTCGACCTGCCGGTCACCATCGCGCCGGACGGCGCGGTCACCAGCGCCGCCAGCCTGCTGCCGGCCGCCGGCGCTGCAGGCCTGGGCCCGGCCAGCCAGCCGTTCCAGCAGGACCTGATCTTCGGTAAGGTTGATTTCGAGCCGACCGACAACGACCGCATCGAGCTGACCTTCCAGGACCGCGACGAAACCCAGTCGCAGTTCAGTGGCCAGACCTCGCCGGAAGCCGGCCGCGAAGTGGTCAACACCGACCGTCGTTACGCCCTGCGCTGGAACCACAGCGGCGAGCGTTACTACAACGAGATGATGGTCACCCATGAAGATTCGTTCAACAACCCGACCCCGCTGACCCTGGCCAACGGCATCACCTACACCGCACCGGACGGCACCGAAGACCGCACCGTGGTGAAGATCGGTGGCGCCTCGGCACTGGATTCGCAGGTGAAGGGCCAGAAGGGCTGGTCGATCGAAGACAACCTGACCCTGGACGGCATCCAGTGGGCCGGCGACCACACCATCAAGATGGGCGTGAAGTACAAGGCGATCGATCTGTACGCGTCCGATGCGGCGCAGATCAACCCGACCTTCACCTACAGCCTGGGCGATCCGGACTTCCCGGATTCCATCCCGTACAAGGCGCAGTTCGTCAAGCCGGTGACCGGCGTGTCGGGCGTGTCCGGTGAAGTGCGCTCGAAGTCCAAGCAGTACGGCGTGTTCATCCAGGACGACTGGCAGGTCAACGACCACCTGCAGCTGAACATCGGCCTGCGCTGGGATTACGAAAAGACCCCGGCCTACCTGGATTTCGTGACCCCGCAGCAGGTCGTCGACGCGATCTACTCGCAGGATCCGCGCGCTCCCGCCGGCCAGACCTTCGCCGATTCGCTGGCGCTGGGCGGCCTGGACATCAGCGACTACATCAGCAATGGCCACAACCGCAAGGCGTTCAAGGATGCCTGGCAGCCGCGCCTGGGCTTCTCGTATGACATCAATGCCGACGAGCAGCACGTGATCCACGGTGGTGCCGGCCGTTCGTACGACCGCGACCTGTTCGACAACCTGCAGCTGGAAACCACCAAGCTGGCCCTGCCGCAGCCGACCATCTACTTCCGCAATCCGGCCACCGGCACCTGCATCAACGGCCAGGCCGCCTGCTATGACTGGAACCCGAACCTGCTCAACGGCATCGAGAACCTGCAGGCCCTGGTCGGTTCGACCAGCAACGCCGGCCTGGAAGTCGACCTGCTGAACAACAAGCTGAAGGCCCCGTATTCGGACCAGTTCAGCCTGGGCATGAGCAACCAGATCGGTGACTGGCTGACCGACGCCACCATCGCCCGCACCCTGAGCTATGACGGCTTCGCCTTCACCCTGGGCAACCGTTACCCGACCGGCCAGTTCTTCGATGACCCGCGCCTGTGCGGTGGCACCGAACCGGGCCTGAGCCAGGCCTGGAGCTGCAACGTGCCGGGCTTCGGCAGCCTGATCATCGGCCAGCAGGGCATCAAGACCCGTGCGACCCAGGTCCTGCTGTCGGCGCAGAAGCCTTTCACCAAGGAAAGCGGCTGGGGCACCTCGATCGCCTATACCTGGACGACCGCGCGCCACAACCGCGACATCAACGAGAAGTACGCCTTTGACCGCGGCCTGATCGGTGACTACCCGACCATCCGTTCCAACGGCGCGCCGCGCCACCGCCTGGTGGTGACCGGTTCGTATGCTGGCTTCTGGGGCATCACCTTCGGTGGCAAGATCACCTTGGCCACCCCGACTGCCGTCAACGACTGGTACCCGATCCCGCAGGACAGCGGCTTCACCCTGCCGACCCCGCAGGCCGCCGTGCCCAATGCCAACGGCAAGTTCCTGCTGGGTGGCAAGATCTTCGGCTACCGTTCGGTGGACCTGCAGGCGACGAAGACGTTCAAGATGCCGGGCGATACCGAGCTGTACGCTCGCCTGGACATCATCAACGTGTTCAACTTCGACAACTTCTCCAACTACAACTACATCAAGAGCAACGGCAAGCTGCAGGCCAGCTACAACGAGACCGGCGACATCATCGGTACGCCGCGTCAGATCAAGGCCGAAGTCGGCTTCCGCTTCTAA
- a CDS encoding LacI family DNA-binding transcriptional regulator, translating into MEGGFVNKAAITIKDVAREARVSVATVSRALNGHENVAEPVRQLVLEVAARLRYTPHAAARSLSSRRTNTVGVVLPDLYGEFFSELMRGIDNVARNRRQHLLVSSYHGDQVQQGAALRAMRGRVDGLLVLSPYAESPGFLTDNLPQSLPTVLINTYLPGQDHPVLSIDDHAGAMAMTRHLLDAGHRRIAFISGPDLNFDARERLRGFRDALAAFGGSAEGIELPGDFDEASGHRAGQEMLAAGALPDAVFAANDMMALGCLYAFAQAGIHVPSDVALAGFDDIPLARFVHPSLTTMQVSIAELGDRAMTRLMQLMDGNTPEGAGDKQTLVPRLIVRDSTTPPSGH; encoded by the coding sequence GTGGAGGGCGGCTTCGTGAACAAGGCAGCCATAACAATCAAAGACGTCGCTCGAGAAGCCCGGGTCTCCGTGGCTACGGTTTCCCGCGCGCTGAACGGGCATGAGAATGTCGCCGAACCGGTCCGCCAGCTTGTGCTGGAGGTCGCCGCGAGGCTGCGTTACACCCCGCACGCCGCCGCCCGCAGCCTGAGCAGCCGCCGGACCAATACGGTGGGCGTGGTGCTGCCCGATCTCTACGGCGAATTCTTCTCCGAGCTGATGCGCGGCATCGACAACGTCGCCCGCAACCGCCGCCAGCACCTGCTGGTGTCCAGCTACCACGGCGACCAGGTGCAGCAGGGCGCAGCCCTGCGTGCCATGCGCGGCCGCGTCGATGGCCTGCTGGTGCTCTCGCCCTATGCCGAGAGCCCTGGCTTTCTGACCGACAACCTGCCGCAGTCGCTGCCTACGGTCCTCATCAATACCTATCTGCCGGGGCAGGATCACCCGGTCCTGAGCATCGACGATCACGCCGGTGCGATGGCCATGACCCGCCACCTGCTCGATGCCGGCCACCGCCGCATCGCGTTCATTTCTGGCCCGGATCTCAACTTCGACGCGCGCGAGCGCCTGCGCGGCTTCCGTGACGCGCTGGCGGCTTTTGGCGGAAGCGCCGAGGGCATCGAGTTGCCCGGTGATTTCGACGAAGCTTCCGGCCATCGCGCCGGTCAGGAGATGCTGGCAGCCGGTGCGCTGCCCGATGCCGTGTTCGCCGCCAACGACATGATGGCCCTGGGGTGCCTGTATGCCTTCGCGCAGGCAGGGATCCACGTGCCTTCCGATGTCGCCCTGGCAGGATTCGATGACATTCCACTGGCGCGGTTCGTACACCCCTCGTTGACCACCATGCAGGTCAGTATCGCTGAGTTGGGCGATAGGGCGATGACGCGTCTGATGCAGTTGATGGACGGCAACACCCCCGAAGGGGCAGGAGACAAGCAGACGCTCGTTCCCCGCCTCATCGTTCGCGATTCCACCACTCCGCCATCGGGCCATTGA
- a CDS encoding BolA family protein translates to MSAQRVELIRAALQQALAPSRLEIEDDSHRHAGHAGARDGRGHFNVLVISEQFAGMAPLARHRAVYAALGGLMETDIHALSIRAYTLSEQG, encoded by the coding sequence ATGAGTGCGCAGCGCGTCGAATTGATACGTGCTGCGTTGCAGCAGGCGCTGGCACCGAGCCGGCTGGAGATTGAAGACGACAGCCATCGCCATGCCGGCCATGCGGGCGCGCGTGACGGGCGAGGGCATTTCAACGTGCTGGTGATCAGCGAACAGTTCGCCGGCATGGCCCCGTTGGCGCGCCATCGCGCGGTGTATGCCGCGCTGGGAGGGCTGATGGAGACCGATATCCATGCGCTGTCCATCCGCGCATACACGCTGTCCGAGCAGGGCTGA
- a CDS encoding YciI family protein codes for MFYVIEGYDGQDVLAQRLQARPEHLARLHALRDEGRLLLAGPCPAIDSEDPGPAGFSGSVVIAAFDSLAQARQWADADPYVAAGVYTRVEVRPFRKVLP; via the coding sequence GTGTTCTATGTGATTGAAGGTTACGACGGCCAGGACGTGCTGGCGCAGCGGCTGCAGGCCCGGCCCGAACACCTGGCGCGCCTGCACGCGCTGCGCGACGAGGGGCGCCTGCTGCTGGCCGGCCCCTGCCCGGCGATCGACAGCGAGGATCCGGGTCCGGCCGGCTTCAGTGGCTCGGTGGTGATTGCCGCATTCGACTCGCTGGCGCAGGCCCGCCAGTGGGCCGATGCCGACCCGTATGTCGCCGCAGGCGTCTACACCCGCGTCGAGGTGCGGCCGTTCCGCAAGGTGCTGCCATGA
- a CDS encoding ScpA family protein: protein MTSELALDANPPTRPPAPQQQEMPLAVVHGQPVLQIPQDLYIPPDALEVILDAFEGPLDLLLYLIRRQNLDVLDIPVAEITRQYVEYITVMRELRFELAAEYLVMAAILAEVKSRMLLPRPVSEDGDEADPRAELVRRLQEYERFKQAAEDIDALPRQDRDTTVAHAFMPERATVKLPPPVDLKEMLLALHDVLKRAELFSGHAIKREALSVRQRMGEVLGRLEDGKFYRFEGLFTAEEGKLGVLVTFLAVLELAKEQLLDIVQEEPLAPIYVKSLAAGNTNAPLQFSSEFDDNDAANENE from the coding sequence ATGACTTCCGAACTCGCGCTCGACGCGAACCCGCCAACCCGGCCGCCCGCCCCCCAGCAGCAGGAAATGCCGCTGGCCGTGGTGCATGGGCAACCGGTCCTGCAGATTCCGCAGGACCTGTACATCCCGCCGGATGCGCTGGAAGTCATCCTGGATGCGTTTGAAGGCCCGCTGGACCTGCTGCTGTACCTGATCCGCCGGCAGAACCTGGACGTGCTGGACATTCCCGTGGCCGAGATCACCCGGCAGTACGTGGAATACATCACCGTGATGCGCGAGCTGCGCTTCGAGCTGGCCGCCGAGTACCTGGTGATGGCCGCCATCCTGGCCGAGGTGAAGTCGCGCATGCTGCTGCCGCGCCCGGTCAGCGAGGACGGCGACGAGGCCGACCCGCGCGCCGAGCTGGTGCGCCGGCTGCAGGAGTACGAACGCTTCAAGCAGGCCGCCGAGGATATCGACGCCCTGCCCCGCCAGGACCGCGACACCACGGTGGCGCACGCCTTCATGCCCGAGCGCGCGACGGTGAAGCTGCCGCCGCCGGTGGACCTGAAGGAAATGCTGCTGGCCCTGCATGACGTGCTCAAGCGCGCCGAGCTGTTCAGTGGCCACGCCATCAAGCGCGAGGCACTGAGCGTGCGCCAGCGCATGGGTGAAGTGCTGGGCCGGCTTGAAGACGGAAAGTTCTACCGCTTTGAAGGGCTGTTCACCGCCGAAGAAGGCAAGCTGGGCGTGCTGGTCACGTTCCTGGCGGTGCTGGAACTGGCCAAGGAACAGCTGCTGGACATCGTCCAGGAAGAACCGCTGGCGCCGATCTACGTGAAGTCCCTGGCTGCCGGCAACACCAACGCCCCGCTGCAGTTCAGCAGCGAGTTCGACGACAACGACGCCGCCAATGAGAACGAGTGA
- the scpB gene encoding SMC-Scp complex subunit ScpB — MDQTLINRIVEGALLASSQPLTLAQLKDLFPEEEPAPPGSIERALERLREGCEGRGVELVEVASGFRYQVTGEVHGWISRLWTERKTRYTRATLETLALIAYRQPITRGEIEQVRGVAVSSNIIQALEEREWIRVVGHRDVPGKPALFGTTKGFLDYFGLKRLDELPPLSELKDLGELEPQLALDRDGPAVAGAAGPDISADPDAAANDDAGLQGGDGNTPNSADAAAAPATDEQAPSPLDDGHPDSAPGERAVPVNEREDNAVATTTVAVDQADSEPEADLETVGRSKTDE, encoded by the coding sequence ATGGACCAGACGCTGATCAACCGCATTGTCGAGGGTGCCCTGCTGGCCTCCAGCCAGCCGCTCACCCTGGCCCAGCTGAAAGACCTGTTCCCGGAAGAGGAACCGGCACCGCCGGGCAGCATCGAACGTGCGCTGGAGCGCCTGCGCGAAGGCTGTGAGGGCCGTGGCGTGGAACTGGTCGAGGTGGCTTCCGGCTTCCGCTACCAGGTGACCGGCGAAGTGCATGGCTGGATCAGCCGGCTGTGGACCGAACGCAAGACCCGCTACACCCGCGCCACCTTGGAAACTCTGGCGCTGATCGCCTACCGGCAGCCGATCACCCGCGGCGAGATCGAACAGGTGCGCGGCGTGGCCGTCAGCAGCAACATCATCCAGGCGCTGGAAGAGCGCGAGTGGATCCGCGTGGTCGGCCACCGCGACGTGCCCGGCAAGCCGGCGCTGTTTGGTACCACCAAGGGCTTCCTGGACTACTTCGGCCTGAAGCGCCTGGACGAACTGCCGCCGCTGTCGGAACTGAAAGACCTGGGCGAGCTGGAACCGCAGCTGGCGCTGGACCGTGACGGTCCCGCCGTTGCCGGTGCCGCCGGCCCGGACATCAGCGCCGACCCCGATGCGGCCGCCAACGATGATGCCGGCCTGCAGGGCGGCGATGGCAACACCCCGAATTCCGCCGACGCAGCTGCTGCGCCGGCCACCGATGAGCAAGCACCTTCGCCCCTCGATGATGGGCACCCCGATTCCGCGCCGGGCGAGCGCGCGGTGCCAGTGAACGAACGCGAAGACAACGCCGTCGCGACGACGACCGTGGCTGTTGACCAAGCCGATTCCGAACCAGAGGCCGACCTCGAAACCGTCGGCCGGAGCAAAACTGATGAGTGA
- a CDS encoding pseudouridine synthase — protein sequence MSDTPRNKLSLKREATSEQFKLEERLHKVLAQAGLGSRRALEQRIAEGLVKVNGEVAQTGMSVKSGDKIELDGRGFVATALAEPSRVLVYNKPEGEVTTREDPEGRPTVFESLPPLKGARWIAIGRLDINTTGLLLATTDGELANAMMHPSFEVEREYVVRVRAPEGEEKVSDAIVDRLARGVALEDGPAKFDEIERIGGTDSHDWFRVVVKEGRNREVRRLWESQGCQVSRLKRTRYGKVSLPRELVRGHSVELPTAQVEALRAQLKLEEGAPSALTLQPVIGQRRAAKTTVRVREGGRGNAYVNGHSTADEGRELRRFDNVREDRGRGRGGKGGGGFKGGLTVSGEAAAKQSQKPFKQRAPKNDRSLPEGNPAAFRTWYVPDGVSTGPSGHRNAGPGARGPGARGPGAGGQGRPYGKPKGPGAGAGGGQGRGGFGGEGRGGAGGGQGRPAGAGNRSQGQGNKHPYGHPGNAPSFPSDHANPGFNPYGSARPAGNGRPGGNANARPGGNRGPGGNRGPGGPGGNRGPGGPGGNRGPGGPRRSGPRGG from the coding sequence ATGAGTGACACCCCCCGTAACAAGCTTTCGCTGAAGCGTGAAGCCACCTCCGAACAGTTCAAGCTGGAAGAGCGCCTGCACAAGGTGCTGGCCCAGGCCGGCCTCGGCTCGCGCCGCGCGCTGGAACAGCGCATCGCCGAAGGCCTGGTCAAGGTCAACGGCGAAGTCGCGCAGACCGGCATGTCGGTCAAGAGCGGCGACAAGATCGAGCTGGACGGCCGTGGCTTCGTCGCCACCGCGCTGGCCGAGCCGTCGCGCGTGCTGGTCTACAACAAGCCGGAAGGCGAAGTGACCACCCGCGAAGACCCCGAAGGCCGCCCGACCGTGTTCGAGTCCCTGCCGCCGCTGAAGGGCGCGCGCTGGATCGCCATCGGCCGCCTGGACATCAACACCACCGGCCTGCTGCTGGCCACCACCGACGGTGAACTGGCCAACGCCATGATGCACCCGTCGTTCGAGGTCGAGCGCGAGTACGTGGTGCGCGTGCGCGCCCCGGAAGGCGAAGAAAAGGTCTCCGACGCCATCGTCGACCGCCTCGCCCGTGGCGTCGCGCTGGAAGACGGCCCGGCCAAGTTCGACGAGATCGAACGCATCGGCGGCACCGATTCGCACGACTGGTTCCGCGTCGTGGTGAAGGAAGGCCGCAACCGTGAAGTGCGCCGCCTGTGGGAATCGCAGGGTTGCCAGGTCAGCCGCCTGAAGCGCACCCGCTACGGCAAGGTCAGCCTGCCGCGCGAGCTGGTCCGTGGCCACTCGGTGGAACTGCCCACCGCCCAGGTCGAAGCGCTGCGCGCGCAGCTGAAGCTGGAAGAAGGCGCGCCGTCGGCACTCACCCTGCAGCCGGTGATCGGCCAGCGTCGCGCCGCCAAGACCACCGTGCGCGTGCGCGAAGGCGGTCGTGGCAATGCCTACGTCAACGGCCACAGCACCGCCGATGAAGGTCGCGAACTGCGTCGCTTCGACAACGTGCGCGAAGATCGCGGCCGTGGTCGCGGCGGCAAGGGCGGCGGTGGCTTCAAGGGCGGCCTGACCGTCAGCGGCGAAGCGGCAGCCAAGCAGTCGCAGAAGCCGTTCAAGCAGCGCGCGCCGAAGAACGACCGTTCGCTGCCGGAAGGCAACCCGGCCGCGTTCCGTACCTGGTACGTGCCGGACGGTGTCAGCACCGGCCCGAGCGGCCACCGCAACGCGGGTCCGGGCGCACGTGGCCCCGGTGCCCGTGGCCCGGGTGCAGGCGGCCAGGGCCGTCCGTACGGCAAGCCGAAGGGTCCGGGCGCGGGTGCCGGTGGCGGCCAGGGCCGTGGTGGCTTCGGCGGCGAAGGCCGCGGTGGCGCCGGTGGCGGCCAGGGTCGTCCGGCCGGTGCGGGCAACCGCTCGCAGGGCCAGGGCAACAAGCACCCGTACGGCCATCCGGGCAATGCCCCGAGCTTCCCGTCCGACCATGCCAACCCGGGCTTCAACCCGTATGGCAGCGCGCGTCCGGCCGGCAACGGTCGTCCGGGCGGCAACGCCAACGCACGTCCGGGCGGCAATCGCGGTCCGGGCGGCAACCGTGGCCCGGGTGGCCCCGGCGGCAACCGCGGTCCCGGTGGCCCGGGTGGCAACCGTGGCCCGGGCGGCCCGCGCCGCAGCGGCCCGCGCGGCGGCTGA
- a CDS encoding protein L, whose amino-acid sequence MAWHTSTSVLTIVDASNSWWTTLYESGETAPVCGIYRCQGCKCEITRNQGEAFPPQSHHPHRPEQSRIRWMLNVRTNARVT is encoded by the coding sequence ATGGCTTGGCATACGAGCACCTCCGTCCTGACGATCGTCGACGCCAGCAACAGCTGGTGGACCACCCTCTACGAGTCCGGCGAGACCGCACCGGTCTGCGGCATCTACCGTTGCCAAGGCTGCAAGTGCGAGATCACCCGCAATCAAGGCGAGGCGTTCCCGCCGCAGTCGCACCACCCTCATCGACCGGAGCAAAGCCGCATCCGCTGGATGCTCAACGTACGTACCAACGCTCGAGTCACCTGA
- a CDS encoding amidohydrolase, with translation MQDLRISLVQGDTRWHDPDGNRDYYGALLAPLAGTTDLVILPETFTSGFSNEAIAQAEGMDGPTVTWVREQAAALDAAVIGSVQLRDGEGVYNRLLFATPDGGLQYYDKRHLFRYGGEHERYAAGRDRLCVEWKGWRINPQVCYDLRFPVFCRNRYNVERAGQMDFDLQIFVANWPSARAYAWKTLLRARAIENLCFVAAVNRIGVDGNQLHYAGDSAVIDFLGQPQVEIREREQVVTTTISAEALAAHRARFPAMLDADAFHLDERA, from the coding sequence ATGCAGGATCTGCGCATTTCCCTCGTGCAGGGCGACACCCGTTGGCACGACCCGGACGGCAACCGCGATTACTACGGCGCGCTGCTGGCACCGCTGGCCGGCACCACCGATCTGGTGATCCTGCCGGAGACTTTCACCAGCGGCTTTTCCAACGAGGCCATCGCCCAGGCCGAAGGCATGGACGGCCCCACCGTGACGTGGGTGCGCGAACAGGCGGCGGCGCTGGACGCGGCGGTGATCGGCAGCGTGCAGCTGCGCGATGGCGAGGGCGTCTACAACCGCCTGCTGTTCGCCACGCCCGACGGCGGGCTGCAGTACTACGACAAGCGCCACCTGTTCCGGTATGGCGGCGAGCATGAGCGCTATGCGGCAGGCCGCGACCGCCTGTGCGTGGAATGGAAGGGTTGGCGGATCAATCCGCAGGTCTGCTACGACCTGCGTTTCCCGGTGTTCTGCCGCAACCGCTACAACGTGGAGCGGGCAGGGCAGATGGATTTCGACCTGCAGATCTTCGTGGCCAACTGGCCGTCGGCGCGCGCGTACGCGTGGAAGACCCTGCTGCGCGCGCGGGCCATCGAGAACCTGTGCTTCGTGGCGGCGGTCAACCGCATCGGCGTGGATGGCAACCAGCTGCACTATGCCGGCGACAGTGCGGTGATCGATTTCCTGGGCCAGCCGCAGGTGGAGATCCGGGAGCGCGAACAGGTGGTCACCACCACCATTTCGGCCGAGGCGCTGGCGGCGCACCGGGCACGCTTCCCGGCGATGCTCGATGCGGATGCGTTCCACCTGGACGAGCGGGCCTGA